One Coregonus clupeaformis isolate EN_2021a chromosome 21, ASM2061545v1, whole genome shotgun sequence DNA window includes the following coding sequences:
- the LOC121535112 gene encoding uncharacterized protein LOC121535112 isoform X1 produces MMRFVLDCLRTPRQRAPCSERDKDFVEQDECVAQKTGEIRDLQDAVQQECIELQEQRGDRRELEETLEKLEQHRMELEEQLKLTRLECVQASQQILSLQAEEVARETKVEEYERELARARRKLKQLKMEVRRAQGKVEEAGERTIPLEESISQSYEEILQEEQMLSTLSGERTGDATLPDHQQVEPNNTSPSSLRTEDGTLDVPDVPARSWGRSQSLPVYAEILANLGCAARAKNGLADTQEEEEATPTPSTPKQIDKGEKEEKVEDEENISQTRSTSSIAVEELDFYHPDPFIHCESEHDLFKDDDLFAKTDKSDDDPFKGTDPFAADILFPEGTEEPYPSADPDTPARLEPGSNDETDNSLSCAENKASTGTQCFESEFPNEDESSDIEISYSREDLDTVHTDAVELSFVDPQTLIMTERLGFKPIYVVQTLDTELDDADEPGIASGREPFSQASRANTWAAGPNFSTESDPNGYEFDINAVSPPSDIEEIDITLGSIPVDFDVVPPRYDSVEPSYPIGIQACDSEHAGTGGCDLPEPSPPMPTRPVRPPRRLKGGASTDLLEEPDTPKAEGCDPGSSNRSADSELDSAIGIDPLTSSAEHNSKFSFGNNSFELNYEPNYEPSSQTSYNYGFKLSPEHHSEEILNPFGAELSDEEADNQASFDPYEFEPTAQSESQDEFDPYEFGHTSHATNRDTFDPYGFKLASFDTDNQAIVDLHSGDDTNLEDNNNTNKRDPFSFDFSNAASMDHYSSEPSNTATMDLLGLELSRANSVAESDCNNPTPSDPIGTVQTMAAGSDLLDLDLVFGSSSYGNPDVTPDLDPCEPRPGNPAGPDNFEFRVRDTAHSESVDTVSDWMTVKTNSRESLSFSPVNPRTHSLDK; encoded by the exons ATGATGCGTTTTGTACTGGATTGCTTGCGGACGCCAAGGCAACGGGCACCGTGCAGTGAGAG GGACAAGGACTTTGTGGAACAGGACGAGTGTGTCGCTCAGAAGACTGGAGAAATCAGA GACCTGCAGGATGCAGTGCAGCAGGAGTGCATTGAGCTGCAGGAGCAGCGGGGCGACCGCCGGGAGCTGGAGGAGACCCTGGAGAAGCTGGAGCAGCACAGGATGGAGCTGGAGGAGCAGCTCAAACTGACCAGGCTGGAGTGTGTCCAAGCGAGCCAGCAG ATTCTTTCCCTGCAGGCGGAGGAGGTGGCCAGGGAAACAAAGGTGGAGGAGTATGAGCGTGAGCTGGCCCGTGCCAGGAGGAAACTCaaacagctgaagatggaggtCAGACGGGCCCAGGGGAAGGTGGAGGAGGCGGGCGAACGCACCATCCCGCTCGAGGAGTCCATCAGCCAATCATATGAGGAGATTTTACAG GAGGAGCAGATGCTCAGTACACTGAGTGGGGAGCGAACGGGAGATGCAACACTGCCAGACCACCAACAGGTGGAGCCAAACAACACATCTCCCAGCAGCCTCAGGACAGAGGACGGAACCCTAGACGTACCAGATGTACCAGCCAGGTCATGGGGCAGGAGCCAATCACTGCCTGTCTACGCTGAAATCCTG GCAAACCTTGGGTGCGCGGCTCGTGCTAAGAACGGATTGGCTGATACACAAGAAGAGGAGGAGGCGACACCTACACCAAGCACACCAAAG CAGATAGATAAgggagaaaaggaagagaaagtgGAGGACGAAGAAAATATTTCCCAGACACGATCCACCAGTAGCATAGCAGTCGAAGAGCTGGACTTCTACCACCCCGACCCCTTCATTCACTGTGAATCTGAAC ATGACCTTTTCAAAGATGACGACCTCTTTGCCAAAACTGATAAATCTG ATGAtgacccgttcaaaggcacagaCCCCTTCGCTGCAGACATCCTCTTTCcagaggggacagaggagcccTATCCCTCTGCTGACCCAGACACCCCTGCCCGCCTGGAACCTGGATCTAATGACGAGACAGACAACAGCCTCTCCTGCGCTGAGAACAAAGCCTCCACCGGCACCCAGTGCTTCGAGTCCGAGTTCCCGAACGAGGACGAATCCAGCGATATAGAAATCAGTTACAGCAGGGAGGATCTGGACACTGTTCACACGGACGCTGTTGAACTCTCCTTTGTTGATCCCCAAACCTTAATCATGACCGAACGCTTGGGTTTCAAGCCCATCTATGTAGTTCAAACCTTGGATACTGAATTAGATGACGCAGATGAACCCGGCATAGCTTCTGGGCGCGAACCCTTCAGTCAAGCATCCAGGGCCAACACCTGGGCTGCTGGACCCAACTTCTCCACCGAATCAGACCCCAATGGATACGAGTTTGACATCAACGCAGTATCCCCGCCTTCCGACATAGAAGAGATCGACATCACTCTTGGATCTATACCAGTTGACTTTGACGTTGTGCCACCTAGGTACGACTCCGTGGAACCCAGCTACCCTATTGGGATTCAGGCTTGTGACTCAGAACATGCCGGAACAGGTGGATGCGACCTTCCTGAACCCAGCCCTCCTATGCCCACCCGCCCGGTCCGTCCACCTAGACGCCTCAAAGGGGGAGCGTCAACTGACCTTTTAGAAGAGCCAGACACTCCCAAAGCTGAAGGCTGTGATCCAGGTTCTTCCAACCGCTCTGCAGATTCAGAGCTGGACAGTGCTATCGGGATTGACCCTCTCACCAGCTCAGCTGAACACAACAGTAAATTCAGCTTCGGAAACAATAGTTTTGAGCTGAACTACGAGCCCAACTACGAGCCCAGTAGTCAAACTTCGTACAACTATGGATTTAAACTCAGTCCCGAACACCACAGCGAAGAGATCCTAAATCCTTTTGGCGCTGAACTCAGCGATGAAGAAGCTGACAACCAAGCCTCATTTGATCCTTACGAATTTGAGCCTACTGCTCAATCTGAGAGCCAAGACGAGTTCGACCCTTACGAGTTTGGACATACATCTCATGCTACCAACCGAGACACATTTGACCCCTATGGTTTCAAACTCGCAAGTTTTGACACTGACAACCAAGCTATCGTCGACTTACACAGTGGCGATGATACAAACCTTGAAGACAATAATAACACAAACAAAAGGGACCCCTTTAGCTTCGATTTCAGTAACGCAGCATCAATGGACCACTATAGTTCAGAACCCAGTAATACTGCAACAATGGATCTCCTTGGTCTGGAACTCAGCAGAGCCAACAGTGTTGCTGAGTCAGACTGTAACAATCCTACACCGTCTGACCCAATAGGAACAGTACAAACTATGGCAGCTGGAAGCGACCTACTGGACCTGGACCTTGTGTTTGGAAGCAGTAGTTATGGTAACCCTGATGTCACCCCTGACCTCGACCCCTGTGAACCTAGACCGGGAAACCCCGCTGGTCCAGACAACTTTGAATTCAGAGTGAGAGACACCGCCCACTCCGAATCTGTAGACACCGTTTCTGACTGGATGACTGTTAAG ACCAACTCCAGGGAATCCTTGTCATTCAGCCCAGTCAACCCCCGCACACACAGCCTGGACAAATGA
- the LOC121535112 gene encoding uncharacterized protein LOC121535112 isoform X2, whose product MMRFVLDCLRTPRQRAPCSERDKDFVEQDECVAQKTGEIRDLQDAVQQECIELQEQRGDRRELEETLEKLEQHRMELEEQLKLTRLECVQASQQILSLQAEEVARETKVEEYERELARARRKLKQLKMEVRRAQGKVEEAGERTIPLEESISQSYEEILQEEQMLSTLSGERTGDATLPDHQQVEPNNTSPSSLRTEDGTLDVPDVPARSWGRSQSLPVYAEILANLGCAARAKNGLADTQEEEEATPTPSTPKIDKGEKEEKVEDEENISQTRSTSSIAVEELDFYHPDPFIHCESEHDLFKDDDLFAKTDKSDDDPFKGTDPFAADILFPEGTEEPYPSADPDTPARLEPGSNDETDNSLSCAENKASTGTQCFESEFPNEDESSDIEISYSREDLDTVHTDAVELSFVDPQTLIMTERLGFKPIYVVQTLDTELDDADEPGIASGREPFSQASRANTWAAGPNFSTESDPNGYEFDINAVSPPSDIEEIDITLGSIPVDFDVVPPRYDSVEPSYPIGIQACDSEHAGTGGCDLPEPSPPMPTRPVRPPRRLKGGASTDLLEEPDTPKAEGCDPGSSNRSADSELDSAIGIDPLTSSAEHNSKFSFGNNSFELNYEPNYEPSSQTSYNYGFKLSPEHHSEEILNPFGAELSDEEADNQASFDPYEFEPTAQSESQDEFDPYEFGHTSHATNRDTFDPYGFKLASFDTDNQAIVDLHSGDDTNLEDNNNTNKRDPFSFDFSNAASMDHYSSEPSNTATMDLLGLELSRANSVAESDCNNPTPSDPIGTVQTMAAGSDLLDLDLVFGSSSYGNPDVTPDLDPCEPRPGNPAGPDNFEFRVRDTAHSESVDTVSDWMTVKTNSRESLSFSPVNPRTHSLDK is encoded by the exons ATGATGCGTTTTGTACTGGATTGCTTGCGGACGCCAAGGCAACGGGCACCGTGCAGTGAGAG GGACAAGGACTTTGTGGAACAGGACGAGTGTGTCGCTCAGAAGACTGGAGAAATCAGA GACCTGCAGGATGCAGTGCAGCAGGAGTGCATTGAGCTGCAGGAGCAGCGGGGCGACCGCCGGGAGCTGGAGGAGACCCTGGAGAAGCTGGAGCAGCACAGGATGGAGCTGGAGGAGCAGCTCAAACTGACCAGGCTGGAGTGTGTCCAAGCGAGCCAGCAG ATTCTTTCCCTGCAGGCGGAGGAGGTGGCCAGGGAAACAAAGGTGGAGGAGTATGAGCGTGAGCTGGCCCGTGCCAGGAGGAAACTCaaacagctgaagatggaggtCAGACGGGCCCAGGGGAAGGTGGAGGAGGCGGGCGAACGCACCATCCCGCTCGAGGAGTCCATCAGCCAATCATATGAGGAGATTTTACAG GAGGAGCAGATGCTCAGTACACTGAGTGGGGAGCGAACGGGAGATGCAACACTGCCAGACCACCAACAGGTGGAGCCAAACAACACATCTCCCAGCAGCCTCAGGACAGAGGACGGAACCCTAGACGTACCAGATGTACCAGCCAGGTCATGGGGCAGGAGCCAATCACTGCCTGTCTACGCTGAAATCCTG GCAAACCTTGGGTGCGCGGCTCGTGCTAAGAACGGATTGGCTGATACACAAGAAGAGGAGGAGGCGACACCTACACCAAGCACACCAAAG ATAGATAAgggagaaaaggaagagaaagtgGAGGACGAAGAAAATATTTCCCAGACACGATCCACCAGTAGCATAGCAGTCGAAGAGCTGGACTTCTACCACCCCGACCCCTTCATTCACTGTGAATCTGAAC ATGACCTTTTCAAAGATGACGACCTCTTTGCCAAAACTGATAAATCTG ATGAtgacccgttcaaaggcacagaCCCCTTCGCTGCAGACATCCTCTTTCcagaggggacagaggagcccTATCCCTCTGCTGACCCAGACACCCCTGCCCGCCTGGAACCTGGATCTAATGACGAGACAGACAACAGCCTCTCCTGCGCTGAGAACAAAGCCTCCACCGGCACCCAGTGCTTCGAGTCCGAGTTCCCGAACGAGGACGAATCCAGCGATATAGAAATCAGTTACAGCAGGGAGGATCTGGACACTGTTCACACGGACGCTGTTGAACTCTCCTTTGTTGATCCCCAAACCTTAATCATGACCGAACGCTTGGGTTTCAAGCCCATCTATGTAGTTCAAACCTTGGATACTGAATTAGATGACGCAGATGAACCCGGCATAGCTTCTGGGCGCGAACCCTTCAGTCAAGCATCCAGGGCCAACACCTGGGCTGCTGGACCCAACTTCTCCACCGAATCAGACCCCAATGGATACGAGTTTGACATCAACGCAGTATCCCCGCCTTCCGACATAGAAGAGATCGACATCACTCTTGGATCTATACCAGTTGACTTTGACGTTGTGCCACCTAGGTACGACTCCGTGGAACCCAGCTACCCTATTGGGATTCAGGCTTGTGACTCAGAACATGCCGGAACAGGTGGATGCGACCTTCCTGAACCCAGCCCTCCTATGCCCACCCGCCCGGTCCGTCCACCTAGACGCCTCAAAGGGGGAGCGTCAACTGACCTTTTAGAAGAGCCAGACACTCCCAAAGCTGAAGGCTGTGATCCAGGTTCTTCCAACCGCTCTGCAGATTCAGAGCTGGACAGTGCTATCGGGATTGACCCTCTCACCAGCTCAGCTGAACACAACAGTAAATTCAGCTTCGGAAACAATAGTTTTGAGCTGAACTACGAGCCCAACTACGAGCCCAGTAGTCAAACTTCGTACAACTATGGATTTAAACTCAGTCCCGAACACCACAGCGAAGAGATCCTAAATCCTTTTGGCGCTGAACTCAGCGATGAAGAAGCTGACAACCAAGCCTCATTTGATCCTTACGAATTTGAGCCTACTGCTCAATCTGAGAGCCAAGACGAGTTCGACCCTTACGAGTTTGGACATACATCTCATGCTACCAACCGAGACACATTTGACCCCTATGGTTTCAAACTCGCAAGTTTTGACACTGACAACCAAGCTATCGTCGACTTACACAGTGGCGATGATACAAACCTTGAAGACAATAATAACACAAACAAAAGGGACCCCTTTAGCTTCGATTTCAGTAACGCAGCATCAATGGACCACTATAGTTCAGAACCCAGTAATACTGCAACAATGGATCTCCTTGGTCTGGAACTCAGCAGAGCCAACAGTGTTGCTGAGTCAGACTGTAACAATCCTACACCGTCTGACCCAATAGGAACAGTACAAACTATGGCAGCTGGAAGCGACCTACTGGACCTGGACCTTGTGTTTGGAAGCAGTAGTTATGGTAACCCTGATGTCACCCCTGACCTCGACCCCTGTGAACCTAGACCGGGAAACCCCGCTGGTCCAGACAACTTTGAATTCAGAGTGAGAGACACCGCCCACTCCGAATCTGTAGACACCGTTTCTGACTGGATGACTGTTAAG ACCAACTCCAGGGAATCCTTGTCATTCAGCCCAGTCAACCCCCGCACACACAGCCTGGACAAATGA
- the LOC121535113 gene encoding calreticulin isoform X1, whose translation MLVSVLLMIALASAEPSVYFREQFEDGDAWNTRWVESSHRSDYGKFVLTAGKFYGDAEKDKGLQTSQDAHFYSSSARFEPFSNQGKTLVIQFTVKHEQNMDCGGGYIKLFPADLDQADMHGDSNYNIMFGPDICGPATKKVHVIINYKGKNHLIRKDIRCKDDEYTHLYTLILNPDDTYEVKIDNKKVESGSLEEDWDILPPKKVKDPEAVKPDDWDERERVEDPDDKKPEDWDRPENIADPDAKKPEDWDDEMDGEWEPPMVSNPDYKGEWKPRKIDNPDYKGKWVHPEIDNPDYSADSEIYRFDSIGVIGLDLWQVKSGTIFDNFLITDDATLAKEVGNETWGQTKDPEKKMKESQEEKERKKLEAEEMARKEEKEVEELEHEEEEEVEELEHEEEEEVEELEHEEEEEVEELEHEEEEVEELEHEKEEEEETGAQEEEEETDSIKDEL comes from the exons ATGCTAGTGTCGGTGCTATTGATGATTGCACTAGCCAGTGCCGAACCATCGGTGTATTTTCGAGAGCAGTTTGAAGATGGGG ATGCTTGGAATACCCGTTGGGTTGAATCCAGCCATAGGTCGGACTATGGGAAATTTGTCCTGACAGCTGGGAAATTTTATGGAGATGCAGAGAAAGACAAAG GTCTCCAGACCAGCCAGGATGCCCACTTCTACTCTTCTTCTGCTCGCTTTGAGCCCTTCAGCAACCAGGGAAAGACCCTGGTGATCCAGTTCACTGTCAAGCACGAACAGAACATGGACTGTGGGGGAGGCTACATCAAGCTATTCCCCGCTGACCTTGACCAGGCAGACATGCATGGAGACTCTAACTACAACATCATGTTCG GTCCAGACATCTGTGGCCCAGCCACAAAGAAAGTTCATGTCATTATCAACTACAAGGGCAAGAATCACCTAATCAGAAAGGACATCAGATGCAAG GATGATGAGTACACTCATCTGTACACTCTGATCCTGAACCCTGACGACACGTATGAGGTGAAGATTGACAACAAGAAGGTGGAGTCTGGAAGTCTGGAGGAGGACTGGGACATTCTGCCCCCTAAAAAGGTCAAGGACCCTGAGGCTGTGAAACCAGACGactgggatgagagagagagggtagaggaccCAGACGATAAGAAACCAGAG GACTGGGATAGGCCAGAGAACATTGCTGACCCTGACGCTAAGAAGCCTGAGGACTGGGATGATGAGATGGATGGTGAATGGGAGCCACCCATGGTCTCCAACCCTGACTATAAG GGTGAATGGAAACCCCGCAAGATCGATAACCCTGACTACAAGGGCAAATGGGTGCATCCTGAGATTGACAATCCAGACTACAGTGCAGACTCTGAGATCTACAGATTTGACAGCATAGGAGTCATTGGCCTGGACCTGTGGCAG GTGAAATCTGGGACCATCTTCGATAACTTCCTGATCACAGATGATGCTACGCTGGCAAAAGAGGTCGGCAATGAGACCTGGGGTCAGACTAAG GATCCAGAGAAAAAGATGAAGGAGTcccaggaggagaaggagaggaagaaacTAGAGGCGGAAGAGATGGCaaggaaagaggagaaagaaGTGGAAGAGTTGGAgcatgaagaggaggaagaagtggAAGAGTTGGAgcatgaagaggaggaagaagtggAAGAGTTGGAgcatgaagaggaggaagaagtggAAGAGTTAGAGCATGAGGAGGAAGAAGTGGAAGAGTTAGAGCATGaaaaggaggaagaagaggagactggagcacaggaagaggaggaggaaacagACTCTATAAAGGATGAACTTTAG
- the LOC121535113 gene encoding calreticulin isoform X2, whose protein sequence is MMKQNAWNTRWVESSHRSDYGKFVLTAGKFYGDAEKDKGLQTSQDAHFYSSSARFEPFSNQGKTLVIQFTVKHEQNMDCGGGYIKLFPADLDQADMHGDSNYNIMFGPDICGPATKKVHVIINYKGKNHLIRKDIRCKDDEYTHLYTLILNPDDTYEVKIDNKKVESGSLEEDWDILPPKKVKDPEAVKPDDWDERERVEDPDDKKPEDWDRPENIADPDAKKPEDWDDEMDGEWEPPMVSNPDYKGEWKPRKIDNPDYKGKWVHPEIDNPDYSADSEIYRFDSIGVIGLDLWQVKSGTIFDNFLITDDATLAKEVGNETWGQTKDPEKKMKESQEEKERKKLEAEEMARKEEKEVEELEHEEEEEVEELEHEEEEEVEELEHEEEEEVEELEHEEEEVEELEHEKEEEEETGAQEEEEETDSIKDEL, encoded by the exons ATGATGAAACAGA ATGCTTGGAATACCCGTTGGGTTGAATCCAGCCATAGGTCGGACTATGGGAAATTTGTCCTGACAGCTGGGAAATTTTATGGAGATGCAGAGAAAGACAAAG GTCTCCAGACCAGCCAGGATGCCCACTTCTACTCTTCTTCTGCTCGCTTTGAGCCCTTCAGCAACCAGGGAAAGACCCTGGTGATCCAGTTCACTGTCAAGCACGAACAGAACATGGACTGTGGGGGAGGCTACATCAAGCTATTCCCCGCTGACCTTGACCAGGCAGACATGCATGGAGACTCTAACTACAACATCATGTTCG GTCCAGACATCTGTGGCCCAGCCACAAAGAAAGTTCATGTCATTATCAACTACAAGGGCAAGAATCACCTAATCAGAAAGGACATCAGATGCAAG GATGATGAGTACACTCATCTGTACACTCTGATCCTGAACCCTGACGACACGTATGAGGTGAAGATTGACAACAAGAAGGTGGAGTCTGGAAGTCTGGAGGAGGACTGGGACATTCTGCCCCCTAAAAAGGTCAAGGACCCTGAGGCTGTGAAACCAGACGactgggatgagagagagagggtagaggaccCAGACGATAAGAAACCAGAG GACTGGGATAGGCCAGAGAACATTGCTGACCCTGACGCTAAGAAGCCTGAGGACTGGGATGATGAGATGGATGGTGAATGGGAGCCACCCATGGTCTCCAACCCTGACTATAAG GGTGAATGGAAACCCCGCAAGATCGATAACCCTGACTACAAGGGCAAATGGGTGCATCCTGAGATTGACAATCCAGACTACAGTGCAGACTCTGAGATCTACAGATTTGACAGCATAGGAGTCATTGGCCTGGACCTGTGGCAG GTGAAATCTGGGACCATCTTCGATAACTTCCTGATCACAGATGATGCTACGCTGGCAAAAGAGGTCGGCAATGAGACCTGGGGTCAGACTAAG GATCCAGAGAAAAAGATGAAGGAGTcccaggaggagaaggagaggaagaaacTAGAGGCGGAAGAGATGGCaaggaaagaggagaaagaaGTGGAAGAGTTGGAgcatgaagaggaggaagaagtggAAGAGTTGGAgcatgaagaggaggaagaagtggAAGAGTTGGAgcatgaagaggaggaagaagtggAAGAGTTAGAGCATGAGGAGGAAGAAGTGGAAGAGTTAGAGCATGaaaaggaggaagaagaggagactggagcacaggaagaggaggaggaaacagACTCTATAAAGGATGAACTTTAG
- the LOC121534599 gene encoding uncharacterized protein LOC121534599 gives MDRRQQEKGTKERLKEIENFRVQEDKTKAEKYERKIGQKTRENTDMESVQQDKGRIPRKCEPAVPVLNVRVIECKPRPKPDLTPEYGLEPNADPAPRPRADKTNMELPDIEDEECEDEELTLMGNNNIMRSSDLEEAQHKLQKEAEEARRRGQAEAIEKCYRHNDEEILSGSSNISKEDSAPPMNVANGTTNGDMEGGTCSSNSNESDERTTKVDSVTGKVIGWVNKKVKERNERKIARTYWREETQSDQLYINGVVICSRAQREREKRSKLLKGEQTRRRLERRWQEWEEKRDRKKNTLKRVQRNGLWYKELENKYNSQGRHEDNSLPDEAAEADGDEEVEYLLTYGPCDCELCRDGYKCLWYNYDKEETDPNEARSKRRIINWINTRVKEDYRKRINTTFNIQSLVCDDYAIYGNAILRQWDLQKIIRRELVKKEERRQRLEKRWKEWEKARAEKINTILQKKEQARLNRLIDLNLEADQKIKEFIAANPGIQSQYPGSHTRVEMMGRWDMGYQREETQGQEGRVGPATVQKSTVPLRTKKITKWQKLQKWLYMIQL, from the exons ATGGACAGGAGGCAACAGGAGAAGGGAACAAAGGAGAGACTGAAAGAGATAGAGAATTTCAGGGTACAAGAGGATAAGACAAAGGCAGAAAAATATGAAAGAAAAATAGGACAGAAGACAAGGGAGAACACAGATATGGAGAGTGTGCAACAGGACAAAGGGAGGATCCCGAGAAAGTGTGAGCCTGCTGTCCCTGTGCTAAATGTCAGGGTCATCGAGTGCAAGCCCAGGCCAAAACCAGACCTGACACCTGAATATGGACTCGAGCCCAATGCTGATCCAGCACCGAGGCCCAGGGCTGACAAGACAAACATGGAGCTGCCGGACATTGAGGATGAGGAGTGTGAGGATGAAGAGTTGACTCTCATGGGCAACAATAACATTATGCGTTCCTCAGATCTGGAGGAAGCCCAGCATAAGCTTCAAAAGGAGGCTGAGGAGGCCAGGCGTAGAGGCCAGGCCGAGGCCATCGAGAAATGTTACAGACACAATGATGAGGAAATCTTATCAGGCTCTAGTAATATTAGTAAAGAGGACAGCGCACCACCTATGAATGTTGCCAATGGTACGACTAATGGGGATATGGAGGGAGGAACCTGTTCCTCAAACAGTAACGAGTCAGATGAGAGAACTACCAAAGTGGACAGCGTGACAGGGAAAGTGATTGGCTGGGTGAACAAAAAAGTcaaagagagaaatgagagaaagATTGCAAGAACATACTGGAGGGAGGAGACTCAAAGTGATCAGTTGTACATAAACGGTGTAGTGATTTGCAGCCGTgcccagcgagagagagaaaagaggtcaAAACTCCTCAAGGGTGAGCAAACCAGACGGAGGCTGGAAAGACGCTGGCAAGagtgggaggagaagagagacagaaaaaagAACACGCTGAAGAGGGTACAGAGAAATGGGCTCTGGTACAAGGAGTTGGAGAACAAGTACAACAGCCAGGGTAGACATGAGGACAACTCACTGCCTGATGAAGCAGCTGAGGCTGATGGTGATGAAGAGGTGGAATACCTTTTAACGTACGGGCCCTGCGACTGCGAACTCTGCAGGGACGGATACAAATGTCTCTGGTACAATTATGACAAGGAGGAGACAGACCCCAACGAGGCGAGGAGCAAGAGGAGGATAATCAATTGGATCAATACAAGAGTCAAAGAAGATTATCGCAAGAGAATCAACACAACCTTTAACATCCAGAGTTTAGTATGTGATGATTATGCAATTTACGGAAACGCCATCCTTCGCCAATGGGACCTACAGAAGATCATAAGGCGGGAACTCGTAaaaaaggaggagagaagacagaggctGGAGAAGCGCTGGAAGGAGTGGGAGAAGGCGAGGGCCGAGAAGATAAATACAATTCTTCAGAAGAAGGAACAGGCCAGGCTCAATAGACTGATAGACCTGAATCTAGAGGCAGACCAGAAGATCAAGGAGTTCATTGCTGCCAATCCAGGAATCCAGTCCCAGTACCCTGGAAGCCATACCAGGGTGGAGATGATGGGACGTTGGGACATGGGCTACCAGAGGGAGGAGACTCAGGGCCAGGAGGGCAGAGTAGGGCCTGCTACTGTACAGAAGTCCACTGTACCTCTGCGGACCAAGAAAATAACCAAATGGCAGAAGTTGCAAAAATG GTTATACATGATCCAACTGTGA